In Hyalangium minutum, a genomic segment contains:
- the yajC gene encoding preprotein translocase subunit YajC: MADSFLILAQAAGGSNPMVNIGFIAVLVAIMYFVMIRPQQKQAKQHQELLSGLKKGDEVVTQGGILGKIHLVSEQTVTLEVANGVRIRVLKRSVYAKGAISDEGQASAKPEDKKEEK; this comes from the coding sequence GTGGCGGACAGCTTCTTGATCCTGGCGCAGGCTGCCGGTGGCTCGAACCCGATGGTGAACATCGGCTTCATCGCCGTGCTGGTGGCCATCATGTACTTCGTGATGATCCGGCCCCAGCAAAAGCAGGCCAAGCAGCACCAGGAGCTGCTTTCGGGGCTGAAGAAGGGCGACGAGGTCGTCACCCAGGGCGGCATCCTGGGGAAGATCCACCTGGTCTCCGAGCAGACGGTGACGCTGGAGGTCGCCAACGGCGTGCGCATTCGCGTGCTCAAGCGCTCCGTGTACGCCAAGGGCGCGATTTCCGATGAGGGCCAGGCTTCGGCCAAGCCCGAGGACAAGAAGGAGGAGAAGTAA
- the secF gene encoding protein translocase subunit SecF, translating into MRLIKHKTNIDFIGKRKIAVYISSLVNLAIIVGIATVGFNFGVDFAGGTVVELKFNQPVSAAEVRRRAEDGGLHDVSVQNIGSEEENTFLLRMGGVTQLTEENAEKAKAAINALGTMRNVYPDMANGIINIRSTTQLTPAAIKQAVENSGTGVQEVRELGASQSGGFDYQVVASGMADKVKAALSKGLSAPDFQERRVDYVGPQVGKQLRNKGVAALVYAMVAILVYVAFRFDFKFGPGALLAMLHDVVMVAGFYLVSRREFNLTAIAALLTIIGYSVNDTIVIYDRIREDMAKYKGKPLPEVINIAVNDTLARTVLTSFVTALSLVGLLIFGVGEIWDFAMAMLVGIIVGTYSSVYIASPLIIWLDERAAAKEGSKGGMKAKTA; encoded by the coding sequence ATGCGCCTCATCAAGCACAAGACGAACATCGACTTCATCGGCAAGCGCAAGATTGCCGTCTACATCTCCTCGCTGGTGAACCTGGCCATCATCGTGGGTATCGCCACGGTGGGGTTCAACTTCGGCGTGGACTTCGCCGGCGGTACGGTGGTGGAGCTGAAGTTCAATCAGCCCGTCAGCGCCGCCGAGGTCCGCAGGCGCGCCGAGGACGGCGGGCTGCATGACGTGTCCGTGCAGAACATCGGCTCGGAGGAAGAGAACACGTTCCTGCTCCGCATGGGCGGCGTCACCCAGTTGACCGAGGAGAACGCCGAGAAGGCCAAGGCTGCCATCAACGCCCTGGGGACCATGCGCAATGTCTACCCGGACATGGCCAACGGCATCATCAACATCCGCTCCACCACCCAGCTGACCCCCGCCGCCATCAAGCAGGCGGTGGAGAACTCGGGCACGGGCGTGCAGGAGGTGCGCGAGCTGGGTGCGTCGCAGAGCGGCGGGTTCGACTACCAGGTGGTCGCCAGCGGCATGGCGGACAAGGTGAAGGCCGCGCTGAGCAAGGGCCTGTCCGCTCCGGACTTCCAGGAGCGCCGCGTGGACTACGTGGGCCCGCAGGTGGGTAAGCAGCTGCGCAACAAGGGCGTCGCCGCACTGGTGTACGCCATGGTCGCCATCCTCGTGTACGTGGCGTTCCGGTTCGACTTCAAGTTTGGCCCGGGCGCGCTGCTCGCCATGCTCCACGACGTGGTCATGGTGGCCGGCTTCTATCTGGTCAGCCGCCGCGAGTTCAATCTCACCGCCATCGCCGCGCTGCTCACCATCATTGGCTACTCGGTCAACGACACGATCGTGATCTACGACCGTATCCGCGAGGACATGGCCAAGTACAAGGGCAAGCCGCTGCCCGAGGTCATCAACATCGCCGTGAACGACACGCTGGCCCGTACGGTCCTCACTTCGTTCGTCACCGCGCTGTCGCTGGTCGGTCTGCTCATCTTCGGCGTGGGCGAGATCTGGGACTTCGCCATGGCGATGCTCGTCGGCATCATCGTGGGCACCTACTCGTCCGTGTACATCGCCAGCCCGCTCATCATCTGGCTGGATGAGCGCGCCGCCGCCAAAGAGGGTTCCAAGGGTGGCATGAAGGCCAAGACGGCCTGA
- the queA gene encoding tRNA preQ1(34) S-adenosylmethionine ribosyltransferase-isomerase QueA, with product MSSLLSDYDFELPEAQIAQQPLGTRDASRLMTVSRSSGTWEHRRFSDLPSLLRSGDVLVVNDARVIPARLLGAKSGTGGRVELLVVRPAASTLTSAALSQAAEASDWICLGQASKGLKPGARVDFPSGLSAEVLEALGGGEYRVRFHAPPGASFQELLQQAGKLPLPPYITREPDAADAERYQTVYARASGSVAAPTAGLHFTEATFAALEARGVKRVTVTLDVGPGTFLPVREEDLDRHKMHPERYGVSEETAATINAAKAEGRRIVAVGTTVVRTLESATDPQTGKLRAGLGDTVLFIRPGFPFRQVDLLLTNFHLPRSTLVMLVSALLGRERTLAAYREAVQAGYRFFSYGDAMLVTE from the coding sequence GTGTCCTCCCTTCTCTCCGACTACGACTTCGAGCTGCCCGAAGCGCAGATCGCCCAGCAGCCGCTGGGAACTCGTGACGCGTCGCGCCTGATGACCGTGAGCCGGTCCTCCGGCACCTGGGAGCACCGCCGCTTCTCCGACTTGCCGAGCCTGCTGCGCTCGGGAGATGTGCTTGTCGTGAACGATGCGCGCGTCATCCCCGCCCGGTTGCTCGGCGCCAAGTCGGGCACGGGCGGCCGAGTGGAACTGCTCGTCGTCCGTCCCGCAGCCTCCACGCTCACCTCCGCCGCGCTCTCCCAGGCCGCCGAGGCCAGTGATTGGATCTGTCTTGGACAGGCCTCCAAGGGCCTCAAGCCCGGGGCCCGCGTGGACTTTCCCAGTGGGCTCTCCGCCGAGGTGCTCGAGGCCCTGGGAGGAGGGGAGTACCGCGTCCGTTTCCATGCCCCTCCGGGCGCCTCCTTCCAGGAACTGCTCCAGCAGGCGGGCAAGCTGCCTCTGCCGCCCTACATCACCCGCGAGCCCGACGCCGCTGACGCCGAGCGTTACCAGACCGTGTATGCCCGCGCCTCTGGCTCCGTGGCGGCTCCCACCGCCGGCCTGCACTTCACCGAGGCCACCTTCGCTGCCCTGGAGGCCCGGGGTGTGAAGCGCGTGACGGTGACGCTCGACGTGGGGCCCGGCACCTTCCTCCCCGTGCGCGAGGAGGACCTTGACCGGCACAAGATGCACCCGGAGCGCTATGGCGTCTCCGAGGAGACCGCCGCCACGATCAACGCCGCCAAGGCCGAGGGCCGCCGCATCGTTGCCGTGGGCACCACCGTGGTCCGCACGCTGGAGTCCGCCACGGATCCTCAGACGGGCAAGCTGCGCGCGGGCCTGGGGGACACCGTCCTCTTCATCCGCCCGGGCTTCCCCTTCCGGCAGGTGGATCTGCTGCTCACCAACTTCCACCTACCGCGCTCCACCCTGGTCATGCTGGTGAGTGCCCTGCTCGGGCGTGAGCGGACGCTCGCCGCGTACCGCGAGGCCGTGCAGGCGGGTTATCGGTTCTTCTCGTATGGCGATGCCATGCTGGTGACGGAGTGA
- the secD gene encoding protein translocase subunit SecD, producing MDRGWWWKFGMIVAVTLGTVWLLIPTYVSLVKMEPAERNNMALLQERLPAWAPPAKYRLNLGLDLQGGIHMVMRVDTKTALEKRTERRGQQIARWVSQDKKLGEVTADTDPERLQLTLVAKDPATMDAIEKEVLAYFTDFTKVSRDGAKLVLAPDESQVTRFQQESVDQAMLVIRNRIDKWGVAELDVRKLGTDSIQISLPGRSDPEQAKELVGTTAQLEFRMVDDTNPNFFRELATRTPPPEGSNITVTDEEGFPQLAGPNREALLAYVKDKTPEGREVLLECVANPLKKNECLSYRTYLLMRDVPLTGESLEGANANISQINEPEVNITFDAVGAREFERLTEASVGKRMAIVLDEYVHSAPRINEKIGGGSARITMGRAGAKSFDEWFAEAQTLALVLKAGALPAPVTVGEIRQVGASLGEELIKKGSLAALVGLLLVVLFMAVYYKKTGLIADVALVLNGLLILAGLALFNATLTLPGIAGFVLTLGIAVDANVLINERIREELDHGKTARQAVDQGYDRAFWTIFDAHVTTLIAGFILFATGTGPIRGFATTLIVGLLASLFTSIVVTRVITTYFVHGRNAQTVSV from the coding sequence ATGGACCGCGGCTGGTGGTGGAAGTTCGGGATGATTGTCGCGGTGACGTTGGGCACCGTGTGGCTGCTCATCCCCACCTATGTCTCCCTGGTGAAGATGGAGCCTGCGGAGCGCAACAACATGGCCCTGCTGCAGGAGCGGCTGCCCGCCTGGGCGCCTCCCGCCAAGTACCGCCTGAACCTCGGGCTGGACCTGCAGGGCGGTATCCACATGGTGATGCGGGTGGACACCAAGACGGCTCTCGAGAAGCGCACCGAGCGCCGGGGCCAGCAGATCGCCCGCTGGGTCTCCCAGGACAAGAAGCTGGGCGAGGTGACGGCCGACACGGATCCGGAGCGTCTGCAGCTGACGCTGGTGGCCAAGGACCCGGCCACCATGGACGCCATCGAGAAGGAGGTGCTGGCCTACTTCACGGACTTCACCAAGGTCAGCCGCGACGGCGCCAAGCTGGTGCTGGCTCCGGACGAGAGCCAGGTCACCCGCTTCCAGCAGGAGTCGGTGGATCAGGCCATGCTCGTCATCCGCAACCGCATCGACAAGTGGGGCGTGGCGGAGCTGGATGTGCGCAAGCTGGGCACGGACTCGATCCAGATTTCTCTGCCGGGCCGCTCCGATCCCGAGCAGGCCAAGGAGCTGGTGGGCACCACCGCGCAGCTCGAGTTCCGGATGGTGGATGACACCAACCCCAACTTCTTCCGGGAGCTGGCCACGCGGACGCCGCCGCCCGAGGGCAGCAACATCACCGTCACGGACGAGGAGGGCTTCCCTCAGCTGGCGGGCCCCAACCGTGAGGCGCTGCTGGCCTACGTGAAGGACAAGACGCCCGAGGGCCGCGAGGTGCTGCTGGAGTGCGTGGCCAACCCGCTGAAGAAGAACGAGTGCCTGTCCTACCGCACCTACCTGCTGATGCGCGACGTGCCGCTCACGGGCGAGAGCCTGGAGGGCGCCAACGCCAACATCAGCCAGATCAACGAGCCCGAGGTGAACATCACCTTCGACGCGGTGGGCGCGCGGGAGTTCGAGCGCCTCACTGAGGCCAGCGTGGGCAAGCGCATGGCCATCGTCCTGGACGAGTACGTGCACTCGGCGCCGCGCATCAACGAGAAGATCGGCGGCGGCAGCGCCCGCATCACCATGGGCCGCGCGGGCGCCAAGTCCTTTGACGAGTGGTTCGCCGAGGCGCAGACGCTGGCGCTGGTGCTGAAGGCGGGCGCGCTGCCGGCCCCGGTGACGGTGGGTGAGATTCGCCAGGTGGGTGCCTCGCTGGGCGAGGAGCTCATCAAGAAGGGCAGCCTGGCCGCGCTGGTGGGCCTGCTGCTGGTCGTCCTCTTCATGGCCGTCTACTACAAGAAGACGGGCCTCATCGCGGACGTGGCGCTGGTGCTCAACGGCCTGCTCATCCTGGCCGGTCTGGCGCTGTTCAACGCCACGCTGACGCTGCCGGGCATCGCGGGCTTCGTGCTCACGCTGGGCATCGCGGTGGATGCCAACGTGCTCATCAACGAGCGCATCCGCGAGGAGCTGGACCACGGCAAGACGGCCCGGCAGGCGGTGGACCAGGGTTATGACCGCGCCTTCTGGACCATCTTCGACGCGCACGTCACCACGCTGATCGCCGGCTTCATCCTCTTCGCCACGGGCACCGGCCCCATCCGAGGCTTCGCGACGACGCTCATCGTCGGCCTGCTGGCCTCGCTGTTCACGTCCATCGTCGTGACGCGCGTCATCACCACCTACTTCGTCCACGGCCGCAACGCCCAGACGGTCTCGGTCTGA
- a CDS encoding transglycosylase SLT domain-containing protein — MLGALLGSACAHPESQARNALAAQARTEVAARSTSGASLAPAPMPPPLPPGPRFAQVREERGRAWKQEWNLIIAEALEDVGQPLLEDDKVPAGEVRALCPGYFESPREERKAFWALLFASIARLESGFDPESTFLEPRPLRTLSIGLLQLSYGDQERHEGCPLNPMDANITDPAVNLRCGVAILRNQLASRNTLFPRRYYYWSVLTRKREQIQRDFLLHRDQLGFCQPEAAAIR, encoded by the coding sequence ATGCTCGGGGCGCTGCTGGGCTCGGCGTGTGCCCACCCCGAGTCCCAGGCCCGGAACGCGTTGGCGGCGCAGGCCCGGACGGAGGTGGCGGCCCGGAGCACCTCGGGGGCCTCTCTGGCGCCCGCGCCCATGCCTCCGCCGCTCCCTCCGGGGCCTCGCTTCGCCCAGGTCCGTGAGGAGCGCGGCCGCGCCTGGAAGCAGGAGTGGAACCTCATCATCGCCGAGGCGCTGGAGGACGTCGGCCAGCCGCTCCTCGAGGACGACAAGGTGCCCGCCGGAGAGGTCCGCGCGCTGTGCCCCGGCTACTTCGAGTCCCCTCGGGAGGAGCGGAAGGCCTTCTGGGCCCTCCTATTCGCCTCTATTGCCCGGCTGGAGTCCGGCTTTGACCCCGAGAGCACCTTCCTGGAGCCCCGGCCCCTGCGGACGCTCAGCATCGGGCTGCTCCAGCTCAGCTACGGGGACCAGGAGCGGCATGAGGGGTGCCCGCTGAATCCGATGGATGCGAACATTACGGACCCCGCTGTAAATCTGCGCTGCGGTGTCGCCATTCTGCGCAACCAGCTCGCCTCGCGGAACACCCTGTTCCCCCGTCGCTACTACTATTGGTCCGTCCTCACGCGGAAGCGTGAGCAGATACAACGGGACTTCCTCCTGCATAGGGACCAACTCGGGTTCTGCCAGCCGGAGGCCGCCGCAATCCGATAG
- the tgt gene encoding tRNA guanosine(34) transglycosylase Tgt, whose protein sequence is MGEAQGKGDTRVAPGLVRFELLHEDPGSKARRGRVHTPHGPIETPIFMPVGTVGSVKGVGPDDLLTLDAQIILGNTYHLMLRPGEALVGEMGGLHRFISWNRPMLTDSGGFQVFSLSEKRKITEEGAAFQSHLDGSRHMLTPERSIEIQETLGADIIMAFDECPPAQSERSYMEQSMARTTRWLHRCAKAWSRERSSLFGIVQGGLHEDLRKAHAEQVCSVDLPGYALGGYSVGETPEAMHAGVAYSAPLLPRDKPRYLMGVGTPVDLVTCVEAGVDMFDCVLPTRCARNGLLFTSEGKVVIRNAVYAKDPRPVDPECSCYTCRTFSRAYLRHLFVAQEILAMRLNTLHNLHYFLGLMAQVRRAISEGRYAAFAQAFRERAAAQEAERTRAR, encoded by the coding sequence ATGGGCGAGGCACAAGGTAAGGGCGATACGCGGGTGGCTCCGGGGCTCGTGCGCTTCGAGCTCCTTCACGAAGATCCGGGCTCCAAGGCCCGGCGCGGCCGGGTCCACACCCCCCACGGGCCCATCGAGACGCCCATCTTCATGCCCGTGGGCACCGTGGGCAGCGTCAAGGGCGTGGGCCCGGACGATCTGCTCACCCTGGATGCGCAGATCATCCTCGGCAACACCTACCACCTCATGCTGCGGCCCGGTGAGGCGCTCGTGGGCGAGATGGGTGGCCTGCACCGCTTCATCTCCTGGAACCGACCCATGCTCACCGACAGCGGCGGCTTCCAGGTCTTCAGCCTCTCCGAGAAGCGGAAGATCACCGAGGAGGGGGCTGCCTTCCAGTCGCACCTGGACGGCTCGCGACACATGCTCACCCCCGAGCGCTCCATCGAAATCCAGGAGACCCTGGGCGCCGACATCATCATGGCCTTCGACGAGTGCCCGCCCGCCCAGTCCGAGCGCTCCTACATGGAGCAGTCCATGGCGCGCACCACCCGGTGGCTCCACCGCTGCGCCAAGGCCTGGAGCCGTGAGCGCTCCTCCCTCTTCGGCATCGTCCAGGGCGGCCTCCACGAGGACCTCCGCAAGGCCCACGCCGAGCAGGTGTGCTCCGTGGATCTGCCCGGGTACGCGCTCGGGGGCTACTCCGTGGGTGAGACGCCCGAGGCCATGCACGCCGGCGTCGCCTACTCCGCGCCCCTGCTGCCCCGCGACAAGCCGCGCTACCTCATGGGGGTGGGCACTCCGGTGGACCTCGTCACCTGCGTGGAGGCCGGCGTGGACATGTTCGACTGCGTCCTGCCCACCCGCTGCGCCCGCAACGGGCTGCTCTTCACCTCCGAGGGCAAGGTCGTCATCCGCAATGCCGTGTATGCCAAGGACCCACGTCCGGTAGACCCAGAGTGCTCCTGCTACACCTGCCGGACGTTCAGCCGGGCGTACCTCCGCCACCTCTTCGTGGCCCAGGAAATCCTCGCCATGCGGCTCAACACGCTGCACAACCTGCACTACTTCCTGGGGCTTATGGCTCAGGTGCGCCGCGCCATCTCCGAGGGCCGCTACGCCGCCTTCGCCCAGGCCTTCCGCGAGCGGGCCGCAGCCCAGGAGGCCGAGCGGACCCGCGCCCGCTGA